The sequence TAAAAGTCATCGAATTGACAAAGAACAATGAAACTGAATTACTTTATCGTAACATTTGTACTACTCTAAACGAAAATGAATTTAAAAAAGCAGCATAAGTTTTCGCTCAATTGGGGTTATAGTTTTTAGCGCGCATCGAAAAACCACAAAAAATGAAAAAATCCTTATCAAAAAATTGGGGAAAGGAGTAAAGCATGAGTACAATTAGTAAAAAACAGGTATGTAAATGTGAACATTGCGGTAACGAAGCTGAAATGGTGGTCACCTGCTCGCTTCCCGATGAAGAGGGTACCGAAGAGAGGGCCGCCGACACCCCGACAATAAAAGCACCCACCAAAGCCAGGAGAGTGAAAGGGACGGGTACTTGTTCCCACTGCGGCAATGAAGCCGATATATGGGTTGATCTATAGTTAAACTGACATCCTTTGACTACCCCGGGGGCATTTCGTTTGCTGTAGACGCCTGGAACGCATTCATAATTATACCCAAATATGGACGCCCCTGCCCCCACAACGGATGTCTTTAATAACTCCCAACGTTTTTCCTGAACCTTGCTTGGATGGAATAAGTACCGGCAGATAACGCTGCCGCACCACAAAGCCAAAAAAACGGGCATTGCCTGCAGCGATATGGTGGCTGTAAAAAAACATTTAGTTATCTAATCGTTTTTCTACTGCCGCGTATAGCGCCATTCCTTATGTTGAAACATATTTATGACAAATCGATATAAACCTCTTTTGGTAATGGTTTAAAGTCAGTGACGCTATATCGGATTTCAAGGTTTAATATAAAAACAGCAAGATCAACATAATAAGCATTTTAAAAAACACCATTTGATGTAATGATTTCTTCCGGCAAACGACAAATTCCAAAAGGAGTCAAGGATGAATTCAACAGACTTTATCAGACAGATTAAAATTAAGGGAACCGAATACACGGTTTCAGATATAACCATGTTCGAGAAAAGAGAAATAGCCGATATCGGACGGTTGCCTTTTTCCATAAGAATTCTGGTTGAAAATCTTTTACGGAAACTGGACGGACGGATTGTTCAATGGGAAGACTTGAAAAATATTGCCGGGTGGAAACGAACCTATGAAGAACCGGTGGAAATACCGTATCATCCCGCCCGGGTACTGATGCAGGATTTTACCGGTGTACCTGCAGTGGTCGACCTGGCGGCTATGCGAGATGCCGTAAAAGACCTGGGTGGCGATCCGGGTGCAATCAACCCCCTGGTTCCGGTCGATCTTATTATCGATCATTCAGTACAGATCGATTATTGCGGCAGCCGGGATGCACTGTTTAAAAATATGGAAAAGGAATTTTCCCGAAACCATGAAAGATATAGCCTGCTGAAATGGGCGCAGAAGAGTTTTGACAATTTCAAGGTGGTTCCGCCGGGCTCGGGGATATGTCACCAGGTAAATCTTGAATACCTTGGGCAGGTGATCATCACCGATAAACAGGGACAAAAACCGATGGCTTATCCGGATACATTGGTGGGTACCGATTCCCACACGACCATGATCAACGGGCTGGGTGTCATCGGCTGGGGGGTCGGCGGAATAGAAGCCGAAGCCGTGATGCTGGGTCAACCGTATTATATGTCTATCCCTGAAGTCATTGGAGTGAAAATGACCGGAAACCTGAAACCCGGCATAACCGCCACTGATCTGGTACTTACCATAACTGAACGTTTAAGAAAACTGAATGTGGTAGAAAAATTTGTGGAGTTTTTTGGGCCGGGTATGCAGATGCTCAGTGTTCCGGACAGGGCAACCATTGCCAATATGGCGCCGGAATACGGTGCCACCCTGGGTTTTTTCCCGGTGGATAATAAAACAATTGAATATCTGAACCAAACAAACCGGGAAGAACAGGCGGAAATCACCCAGTGCTATACCGAGGCAACGGGTTTGTTTTATACCGGGAAGGAAAAACCGGAATATACCCAGGTGGTTGAGCTGGATCTTTCCGCAGTCACCCCATCCATTGCCGGACCGGTAAAGCCGCAGGAAAAGCTTTGTCTGGATGTGGTAAAAAAGAGCTTTGCCGGAATCATCGGGTGTGAATATGGTGCGGATGAGGACGTAGCTCCGATGTCTCAATTCTTTGATGAATCCGGCTGCCAGACCTTGCGATCCAAAACCTGCAAACCGGTGAGTACCCAAACCTATACAATCGAAATCGGCGGAAAAACGGTGAATCTGGGTGACGGCAGCATCGTCATCGCCGCTATGACCTCATGCACCAACACATCCAACCCGCATGCCATGCTGGGTGCCGGTCTTCTGGCGAAAAACGCCGTTGAAAGGGGAATAAAGGTAAACCCTGCAGTAAAGACTTCCTTTGCTCCCGGGTCCCGTGTGGTGGTGGACTACCTGAATGATGCAGACCTCATGATTTCCCTTGAAGCTCTCGGATTCCATGTGGCAGGTTTTGGATGCACGACATGCATCGGAAACAGCGGTCCGCTCCACCCTGAAATTGAAAAGCTCATCGTTGATAACGACCTGACGGTTGCCTCTGTTCTGTCGGGCAACAGAAATTTTGAGGCGAGAATTCATCAGCGTATCAAAGCCAACTACCTGGCTTCCCCCATGCTGGTGATCGCCTTTGCGCTGGCCGGAAGGATTGACATTGATTTAACCAAAGAGCCGGTTTCCTTCGATGAAAAGGGCAACCCGGTCTATCTCGACGATTTGTGGCCGTCATCGGAAGATATCGCCCTACTCATAAAAAATCATGTAAAATCGGAATTCTATCAAAAGGAATATGCGAAAATTTTTGACGGTGATCGACTGTGGCAGCATCTTGACATCACCAGAAGCACCACATTCGCCTGGGATACACGTTCCACCTATATCAGAAAACCGCCCTATTTTGACAACTTTTCCCCCGGGCTGAGAAAGCCTGCCGATTTAAAGAACGGCCGGGCACTTCTTATGCTGAAGGATACCGTTACCACCGATCACATATCCCCGGCCGGAGCCATTCCCCAAGATTATCCTGCCGGAAGATACCTGATTAACCATGGCGTCGATAAGGAAGATTTTAACTCGTATGGTTCCAGGAGAGGCAATCATGAAATCATGATGCGGGGAACGTTTGGCAATATTCGGATAAAAAATGAGCTCGTATCCCCCAAAGAGGGCAGTTTTACCATAAAATTTCCCGGCCGGAAGAAAATGCATATCTATGATGC comes from Thermodesulfobacteriota bacterium and encodes:
- the acnA gene encoding aconitate hydratase AcnA; this translates as MNSTDFIRQIKIKGTEYTVSDITMFEKREIADIGRLPFSIRILVENLLRKLDGRIVQWEDLKNIAGWKRTYEEPVEIPYHPARVLMQDFTGVPAVVDLAAMRDAVKDLGGDPGAINPLVPVDLIIDHSVQIDYCGSRDALFKNMEKEFSRNHERYSLLKWAQKSFDNFKVVPPGSGICHQVNLEYLGQVIITDKQGQKPMAYPDTLVGTDSHTTMINGLGVIGWGVGGIEAEAVMLGQPYYMSIPEVIGVKMTGNLKPGITATDLVLTITERLRKLNVVEKFVEFFGPGMQMLSVPDRATIANMAPEYGATLGFFPVDNKTIEYLNQTNREEQAEITQCYTEATGLFYTGKEKPEYTQVVELDLSAVTPSIAGPVKPQEKLCLDVVKKSFAGIIGCEYGADEDVAPMSQFFDESGCQTLRSKTCKPVSTQTYTIEIGGKTVNLGDGSIVIAAMTSCTNTSNPHAMLGAGLLAKNAVERGIKVNPAVKTSFAPGSRVVVDYLNDADLMISLEALGFHVAGFGCTTCIGNSGPLHPEIEKLIVDNDLTVASVLSGNRNFEARIHQRIKANYLASPMLVIAFALAGRIDIDLTKEPVSFDEKGNPVYLDDLWPSSEDIALLIKNHVKSEFYQKEYAKIFDGDRLWQHLDITRSTTFAWDTRSTYIRKPPYFDNFSPGLRKPADLKNGRALLMLKDTVTTDHISPAGAIPQDYPAGRYLINHGVDKEDFNSYGSRRGNHEIMMRGTFGNIRIKNELVSPKEGSFTIKFPGRKKMHIYDAAMSYMDQGIPLIVMGGKEYGTGSSRDWAAKGTSLLGIKAVIVQSLERIHRSNLVGMGVLPLLFKKNESWKSLGLKGNESFFVKGVENITPRKVLQVKAVKEDGLTIEFEAVARLDTGIDVNYFENGGILPYVLRKVMRATDTTV